Part of the Longimicrobiaceae bacterium genome is shown below.
GGGAGATCGCCTCCTTCGGCGGCTTCCTGGGACGCAAGGGCGATGGTGAGCCGGGGGTCAAAAGCCTCTGGATCGGGCTGCGCAGACTCTTCGACTTCACTCTCGCTTTCCAGACCCTCCGAGATGTGGGTAATGCGTAGCTGAATTGGGGGAGGGTGGCGAGCCTAAGCGAGCCGGGTGGGGGCCCTCGGAGGCCTGCCCGGATTCA
Proteins encoded:
- a CDS encoding IS4 family transposase, yielding EIASFGGFLGRKGDGEPGVKSLWIGLRRLFDFTLAFQTLRDVGNA